In a single window of the Microbacterium sp. SL75 genome:
- a CDS encoding ADP-dependent NAD(P)H-hydrate dehydratase — protein MTAKDFSGHDVARALRKPTAEDDKYSRGVVGLRTGSARYPGAAVLGVEAAWRTGTGMVRYLGPARAQDFVLHRRPETVTADGRVQAWVMGSGTDAAERDAAETAALRGILSKEVPVVVDAGALDLVAGATAPVIVTPHARELDRLRDGLGMPVVDARDDDAREAAARETAEAFGGVVLSKGAVTIVAAAGGWTRRVSTGTPWLATAGTGDVLGGVLGAVLAGSVADGRDSVEDLAAAAAAAAWLHGTAGRVASLARGSDGGPIAALDVAETLPGVVAAVLRDSIA, from the coding sequence ATGACGGCGAAGGACTTCAGCGGGCACGATGTCGCCCGCGCACTGCGGAAGCCAACGGCGGAGGACGACAAGTATTCCCGCGGGGTGGTCGGGCTGCGAACCGGCTCGGCCCGGTACCCGGGCGCTGCGGTGCTCGGCGTCGAGGCCGCGTGGCGCACCGGGACGGGAATGGTCCGCTATCTCGGACCCGCGCGCGCCCAGGACTTCGTGCTGCACCGGCGCCCCGAGACCGTGACGGCCGACGGGCGGGTGCAGGCCTGGGTGATGGGATCGGGAACGGATGCCGCCGAGCGCGATGCCGCCGAGACCGCGGCGCTGCGGGGCATCCTGTCGAAAGAGGTACCCGTCGTCGTCGACGCCGGGGCGCTGGACCTGGTCGCGGGAGCGACGGCCCCCGTGATCGTCACGCCCCACGCGCGAGAGCTCGACCGGTTGCGGGACGGTCTCGGGATGCCGGTGGTCGACGCCCGCGACGACGACGCACGAGAGGCGGCGGCGCGCGAGACGGCGGAGGCGTTCGGGGGAGTCGTGCTCTCGAAAGGGGCGGTCACGATCGTGGCGGCGGCCGGGGGCTGGACGCGCCGGGTCTCGACGGGGACGCCGTGGCTCGCGACGGCGGGCACCGGCGATGTCCTCGGCGGGGTGCTCGGGGCCGTGCTGGCGGGGTCGGTGGCCGACGGGCGGGACAGCGTGGAGGACCTGGCCGCCGCGGCCGCCGCCGCCGCGTGGCTGCACGGGACGGCCGGGCGGGTGGCATCCCTCGCCCGCGGATCAGACGGGGGGCCGATCGCGGCGCTCGACGTCGCCGAGACGCTGCCGGGTGTGGTGGCCGCGGTGCTGAGGGACTCGATCGCGTAA
- the metX gene encoding homoserine O-acetyltransferase MetX, whose amino-acid sequence MDWQISEDTVPSAPVTEADARSLLGRPPATGAWRDGDPVGDRRFAAFGVFETESGESLPAFRLAFETWGELSPARDNAVLILHALTGDSHVRGAAGPGHPTAGWWSDLVGPGAAIDTDRYFVIAPNMLGGCQGSTGPASIAPDGYEWASRFPYLTIRDQVNAQALLADRLGVDRWHAVVGGSMGGMHALEWAVGFPDRVERAAILSAPPITTADQIALNSVQLDAVRVDPRFAGGEYYDSGDGDGPHRGLALARRMALLNYRSPTELNQRFQRSWQSGVSPLGRGGRFAVESYLDFHGNKFTRRFDANSYLVLVEAMNSHDVGRDRDGVEDALRRVTATTLVLGVDSDRLFPIDGQHRIARGIANTLDKDGAIVLSSDFGHDGFLIETAAVAAHLRRLLAT is encoded by the coding sequence ATGGACTGGCAGATCTCCGAAGACACGGTGCCCTCGGCCCCGGTGACGGAGGCGGACGCCCGCTCCCTCCTCGGCAGACCCCCCGCGACCGGCGCGTGGCGCGACGGCGACCCCGTCGGCGACCGACGCTTCGCCGCCTTCGGCGTCTTCGAGACCGAGAGCGGCGAGTCCCTCCCCGCGTTCCGCCTCGCTTTCGAGACCTGGGGGGAGCTCTCCCCCGCGCGCGACAACGCCGTCCTGATCCTGCACGCCCTCACCGGCGACAGCCACGTCCGGGGGGCCGCCGGCCCCGGTCACCCCACGGCCGGATGGTGGAGCGATCTCGTGGGACCCGGCGCCGCGATCGACACCGACCGCTACTTCGTGATCGCCCCGAACATGCTGGGCGGATGCCAGGGCTCCACCGGTCCCGCGAGCATCGCCCCGGACGGCTACGAGTGGGCCTCGCGCTTCCCGTACCTCACGATCCGCGATCAGGTGAACGCCCAGGCCCTGCTCGCCGACCGTCTCGGCGTCGATCGCTGGCACGCCGTGGTGGGCGGATCGATGGGAGGCATGCACGCCCTGGAGTGGGCCGTCGGTTTCCCCGACCGGGTCGAGCGCGCGGCGATCCTCTCCGCACCGCCCATCACCACCGCCGACCAGATCGCGTTGAACTCCGTGCAGCTCGACGCCGTGCGCGTCGACCCGCGCTTCGCCGGCGGCGAATACTACGACTCCGGCGACGGCGACGGCCCGCACCGCGGTCTCGCCCTCGCCCGGCGCATGGCGCTGCTGAACTACCGCAGCCCCACCGAGCTGAACCAGCGTTTCCAGCGGTCGTGGCAGTCGGGTGTGAGTCCCCTCGGCCGGGGCGGACGTTTCGCGGTGGAGTCGTACCTCGACTTCCACGGCAACAAGTTCACGCGCCGCTTCGACGCCAACAGCTACCTCGTCCTCGTCGAGGCGATGAACTCGCACGACGTCGGCCGCGACCGCGACGGCGTCGAAGACGCGCTGCGCCGTGTGACCGCCACGACCCTCGTCCTGGGCGTCGACAGCGACCGCCTGTTCCCCATCGACGGGCAGCACCGCATCGCCCGCGGCATCGCGAACACCCTCGACAAAGACGGCGCGATCGTTCTGTCGAGCGACTTCGGCCACGACGGCTTCCTCATCGAGACCGCCGCGGTCGCCGCGCACCTGCGCCGACTCCTCGCGACCTGA
- a CDS encoding NADH:flavin oxidoreductase/NADH oxidase: MSALFTPLSIRGTEVRNRLWVSPMCQYSAVEGVPNDWHHVHLAQFASGGAGMVIAEATAVSPEGRISPEDTGIWTDAQAEAWVPIVAAIRSRGAVAGVQLGHAGRKASTTSPLTGGRGTIAPSDGGWTTVAPSALAYDTFAAPVALDPAGIEKVVADFADATRRAVRAGFQVVEIHAAHGYLLHQFLSPLTNHRDDEYGGSFENRVRLLVRVTEAVRGAAGDAAVFVRFSATDAAEGGWDVADTVAAARLVADAGADLIDVSSGGLVPEQRIVPGPGYQVDYAETVRRETGLLVSAVGMIDDPTFGEQILVDSRADAIMSGREWLRDPHYALRAAVALGADSPAPAQYLRAY, translated from the coding sequence ATGAGTGCCCTCTTCACACCCCTGTCCATCCGCGGTACCGAGGTGCGCAACCGCCTCTGGGTCTCCCCGATGTGCCAGTACAGCGCGGTCGAGGGCGTCCCGAACGACTGGCACCACGTGCACCTCGCGCAGTTCGCGTCCGGCGGTGCCGGCATGGTGATCGCCGAGGCGACCGCCGTCTCGCCCGAGGGGCGCATCTCGCCCGAGGACACCGGCATCTGGACCGACGCGCAGGCCGAGGCGTGGGTCCCCATCGTCGCCGCGATCCGATCGCGCGGAGCCGTCGCCGGCGTGCAGCTCGGCCACGCGGGTCGAAAGGCCTCGACCACCTCTCCCCTCACGGGCGGCCGCGGCACGATCGCTCCCTCCGATGGCGGCTGGACCACCGTCGCTCCCTCGGCGCTGGCCTACGACACCTTCGCCGCCCCCGTCGCCCTCGACCCCGCGGGGATCGAGAAGGTCGTCGCCGACTTCGCCGACGCCACCCGCCGGGCCGTTCGGGCCGGCTTCCAGGTCGTGGAGATCCACGCCGCCCACGGCTATCTGCTGCATCAGTTCCTCTCGCCCCTCACGAACCACCGCGACGACGAGTACGGCGGATCGTTCGAGAACCGCGTGCGCCTGCTGGTCCGGGTGACCGAGGCCGTTCGCGGCGCCGCGGGGGACGCCGCCGTGTTCGTGCGCTTCTCGGCGACGGACGCCGCCGAGGGCGGCTGGGACGTCGCCGACACCGTGGCCGCCGCGCGCCTCGTCGCCGATGCGGGCGCCGACCTCATCGACGTGTCCAGCGGCGGCCTCGTCCCCGAGCAGCGCATCGTCCCCGGGCCCGGGTACCAGGTCGACTACGCCGAGACCGTCCGACGCGAGACGGGCCTGCTCGTCAGCGCGGTCGGCATGATCGACGACCCCACCTTCGGCGAGCAGATCCTCGTCGACTCTCGCGCCGACGCCATCATGTCGGGCCGCGAGTGGCTCCGCGACCCGCACTACGCGCTGCGCGCCGCCGTGGCTCTGGGTGCGGACTCCCCCGCCCCCGCGCAGTACCTCCGCGCCTACTGA
- a CDS encoding MFS transporter → MRALLSLAIGSFGIGMTEFVVMGLLPNIARELVPGAWAASPDDAIAQAGWLISLYALGVVVGAPTIAGSVARFPRHRVMIVLAAALAFFTLLTVIAPTFELVAASRFLAGLPHGAYFGIGALVAADALGPGNRAKGVAFVLTGLTIANVVGVPLGTLLGQQVGWRAAFAVVTGIFLLATICIALFVPKHPGSPGRRLRDELRVFRIGQVWLALGIGAIGFGGFFAMYSYIAPMITGVAGQPEWTVSLVLVLVGIGMTIGNMVGGALADKDLRFWLFTGLIALGAASVGLALTAGWIVSLVLFAFLVAFCGSALSPAIQTRLMDVAEDNQSIAAALNHSALNIGNSLGAFLGGLAIAAGLGLVAPAWVGAVLAAGGLVVAIVAYRVEDRSGRHPDHRMPAAEAAQTAITGSIPTQR, encoded by the coding sequence ATGCGGGCGCTCCTTTCTCTCGCCATCGGCAGTTTCGGCATCGGCATGACCGAGTTCGTGGTGATGGGCCTCCTGCCCAACATCGCCCGAGAACTCGTCCCCGGTGCCTGGGCGGCCTCTCCCGACGACGCGATCGCCCAGGCGGGCTGGCTGATCTCGCTGTACGCCCTCGGCGTCGTCGTCGGAGCTCCCACGATCGCCGGATCCGTGGCCCGCTTCCCGCGCCACCGCGTGATGATCGTGCTGGCCGCGGCCCTGGCGTTCTTCACCCTGCTGACCGTGATCGCCCCCACGTTCGAGCTCGTGGCGGCATCCCGCTTCCTCGCCGGGCTCCCGCACGGTGCGTACTTCGGCATCGGTGCTCTCGTCGCCGCCGACGCCCTCGGCCCGGGAAACCGCGCCAAGGGCGTGGCCTTCGTCCTCACGGGCTTGACCATCGCCAACGTCGTCGGCGTGCCCCTGGGCACCCTCCTCGGTCAGCAGGTCGGCTGGCGCGCCGCCTTCGCCGTGGTCACCGGTATCTTCCTGCTCGCGACCATCTGCATCGCCCTGTTCGTGCCGAAGCACCCCGGCTCGCCTGGCCGGCGGTTGCGCGACGAGCTGCGCGTGTTCCGCATCGGTCAGGTCTGGCTCGCCCTCGGTATCGGGGCGATCGGTTTCGGCGGGTTCTTCGCGATGTACAGCTACATCGCCCCGATGATCACCGGCGTCGCCGGCCAGCCCGAGTGGACGGTCTCGCTCGTGCTCGTGCTCGTCGGCATCGGCATGACGATCGGCAACATGGTCGGCGGCGCCCTCGCCGACAAGGATCTGCGCTTCTGGCTCTTCACGGGCCTCATCGCCCTGGGCGCGGCATCCGTGGGTCTGGCTCTCACAGCCGGGTGGATCGTGAGTCTCGTGCTGTTCGCCTTCCTCGTGGCGTTCTGCGGCTCGGCGCTCAGCCCCGCCATCCAGACCCGTCTGATGGACGTCGCCGAAGACAATCAGTCGATCGCCGCGGCGCTGAACCACTCGGCGCTGAACATCGGCAACAGCCTCGGAGCATTCCTCGGCGGCCTCGCGATCGCCGCCGGACTGGGGCTGGTGGCACCGGCGTGGGTCGGCGCGGTGCTCGCCGCGGGCGGGCTCGTCGTCGCGATCGTGGCGTACCGGGTCGAGGACCGCAGTGGACGCCACCCCGATCACCGGATGCCGGCGGCCGAGGCGGCGCAGACCGCGATCACCGGATCGATCCCGACGCAGCGCTGA
- a CDS encoding thiamine-binding protein: protein MLIAFSVAPSGVGTAATENPDGSVHDAVAAAVAVVRASGLAHRTTSMFTEVEGEWDEVFAVVKAATDAVMPYGSRVSLVLKADIRPGHTGELDGKIERLEDALERRQD from the coding sequence ATGCTCATCGCTTTCTCGGTCGCCCCCTCGGGGGTCGGCACCGCTGCCACGGAGAACCCCGACGGATCGGTCCACGACGCGGTCGCCGCGGCGGTCGCGGTCGTGCGCGCCTCGGGCCTTGCACACCGCACGACCTCGATGTTCACCGAGGTCGAGGGGGAGTGGGACGAGGTGTTCGCCGTGGTGAAGGCGGCGACGGATGCCGTGATGCCCTACGGCTCGCGTGTCTCGCTGGTGCTCAAGGCCGACATCCGCCCCGGGCACACCGGCGAGCTCGACGGCAAGATCGAGCGCCTCGAGGACGCGCTGGAGCGCCGGCAGGACTGA
- a CDS encoding MFS transporter, producing the protein MSRVSGAVTRVRSSALGATAGLIGWFVLVELVSGILQGFYIPLFPEIVAHLGIRDADINWFEAAQLLLSALVLPVLAKLGDMFGHKRILLLSAIATAVASWALVFADSFATFLVAWAFQGFYVVWLPLEIALIFDRGRRQQRGVSQTRRAAGLIVVGLHLGGILGALAAGRFFAASGGNLQLTLAIPAVVVTLVSVAIWLGVPESERSSGARHLDLGGFVILAGALLFLTGALSFVRLPAGPGPVVIGALLAIGLALGALFVRYELRQRDPAIDIRMLRSPEMWPVQATAFLVGISLLGAQGPLLTYLGTDPAIGYGLGLDTTQRSNVVGAYLLSLIVGAVLFAVASRRTSPRVPLIGSAVLVGIGYALLLPLHDEPWQVLLSLGVAGIGAGALIAAMPAAAAAAAPRGRTGMASAMTNTTKIMGGTMSSAFFGVVLAGGAATAIGTAAPFTGYVTVWVVCSASGLLAAVLLAFVPSAAFSDAAEAKVAATAARGELV; encoded by the coding sequence ATGTCGCGCGTCTCCGGCGCGGTCACCCGGGTGCGCTCCTCCGCGCTCGGGGCGACCGCGGGTCTCATCGGCTGGTTCGTTCTCGTGGAGCTGGTCAGTGGCATCCTGCAGGGTTTCTACATCCCCCTGTTTCCCGAGATCGTCGCGCACCTGGGCATACGCGACGCCGACATCAACTGGTTCGAGGCCGCGCAACTGCTGCTCTCGGCCCTCGTCCTCCCCGTGCTCGCCAAACTCGGCGACATGTTCGGGCACAAGCGGATCCTGCTGCTCTCGGCGATCGCCACCGCGGTGGCGAGCTGGGCACTGGTGTTCGCCGACTCCTTCGCGACCTTCCTCGTCGCGTGGGCCTTCCAGGGCTTCTACGTGGTGTGGCTCCCCCTCGAGATCGCGCTGATCTTCGACCGCGGTCGACGGCAGCAGCGCGGAGTCTCGCAGACGCGCCGCGCCGCGGGTCTCATCGTCGTCGGCCTGCATCTCGGCGGCATCCTCGGCGCCCTCGCCGCCGGCCGCTTCTTCGCCGCGAGCGGCGGCAACCTGCAGCTCACGCTCGCGATTCCCGCCGTCGTCGTCACCCTCGTCAGCGTCGCCATCTGGCTGGGCGTCCCGGAGTCCGAGCGTTCGAGCGGCGCACGGCACCTCGATCTGGGCGGCTTCGTCATCCTCGCCGGCGCGCTGCTGTTCCTTACCGGCGCCCTCTCGTTCGTCCGCCTCCCCGCGGGCCCGGGCCCGGTCGTCATCGGCGCACTGCTCGCGATCGGCCTGGCCCTGGGCGCACTCTTCGTCCGGTACGAGCTGCGCCAACGCGACCCGGCGATCGACATCCGCATGCTCCGGAGCCCCGAGATGTGGCCGGTGCAGGCGACCGCGTTCCTCGTCGGCATCAGCCTGCTCGGCGCTCAGGGCCCGCTCCTCACCTACCTCGGCACCGACCCCGCGATCGGGTACGGCCTGGGCCTCGATACGACGCAGCGCTCGAACGTCGTGGGGGCCTACCTGCTCTCGCTGATCGTGGGCGCGGTGCTCTTCGCCGTCGCCTCGCGCCGCACCAGTCCCCGCGTTCCGCTCATCGGTTCGGCAGTCCTCGTCGGCATCGGGTACGCCCTGCTCCTGCCCCTCCACGATGAGCCCTGGCAGGTGCTGTTGAGCCTCGGTGTCGCCGGGATCGGGGCCGGCGCCCTCATCGCCGCGATGCCCGCCGCCGCGGCCGCCGCCGCTCCACGCGGACGCACCGGCATGGCCTCGGCGATGACCAACACGACGAAGATCATGGGCGGCACGATGTCGTCGGCGTTCTTCGGCGTCGTTCTCGCCGGCGGTGCGGCCACCGCGATCGGCACGGCCGCCCCCTTCACCGGGTACGTCACCGTATGGGTCGTCTGCAGCGCGAGCGGCCTTCTCGCCGCCGTTCTGCTGGCCTTCGTTCCGAGTGCCGCGTTCTCGGACGCGGCCGAGGCGAAGGTCGCCGCCACCGCCGCGCGCGGCGAGTTGGTGTGA
- a CDS encoding glycosyltransferase family 87 protein has product MLRRVVPLLIAFVAVHVVVGILGYQQPNEPMGDVYLVYEPWSRCALFGGIDVTSCTRSDAWAWPGITEKWIYPQLAFLPMTFAWVFAWAVGYTPAWVITVALFNLVAFVVLVGKGRSTGRVLAAWFWLAAILLIGPVGLYRIDGITVPFAILGSIWMLRRPFVASVLLSISVWMKVWPAAILAAGLIVVRRRLALVWGAVAVSLATIIPVVALGGAPYVFGFVGDQTSRGIQMEAPVGGLYMFLAAFYVPGSEVYYDGGVLTFQVTGPGAEPLIAAMTPIMLLTMVAVAIVGVTKMRRGATFLSLFPPLTLALVTAFIALNKVGSPQYYVWLFAPVVLGLMIDRRRWYAFAGMTLVIAALTQWMYPLLYDGLMATHPNPFPVFVLEARNLLALVLLVWAVVRVVRVPTGRVRPPAGLREIVTGRRPIPARVPTGR; this is encoded by the coding sequence GTGTTGAGGCGTGTCGTTCCCCTGTTGATCGCGTTCGTCGCCGTGCACGTCGTGGTGGGGATCCTGGGGTATCAGCAGCCCAACGAACCCATGGGCGACGTGTACCTGGTGTATGAACCCTGGTCGCGTTGCGCCCTCTTCGGGGGCATCGATGTGACCTCGTGCACGCGCAGCGACGCCTGGGCCTGGCCGGGCATCACCGAGAAGTGGATCTATCCGCAGCTCGCGTTCCTGCCGATGACGTTCGCCTGGGTCTTCGCCTGGGCCGTCGGCTACACCCCGGCGTGGGTGATCACGGTGGCGCTGTTCAACCTCGTCGCCTTCGTCGTGCTGGTCGGCAAGGGCCGCTCGACGGGTCGCGTTCTCGCCGCCTGGTTCTGGCTCGCCGCCATCCTGCTGATCGGCCCCGTGGGCCTGTACCGCATCGACGGGATCACGGTGCCTTTCGCGATCCTCGGCAGCATCTGGATGCTGCGGCGTCCGTTCGTGGCGTCGGTGCTGCTCTCGATCTCGGTGTGGATGAAGGTCTGGCCCGCCGCGATCCTCGCCGCCGGTCTCATCGTCGTGCGCCGCCGACTCGCGCTGGTGTGGGGAGCCGTCGCGGTGTCGCTCGCAACGATCATCCCCGTCGTGGCCCTGGGCGGAGCGCCCTACGTCTTCGGATTCGTCGGGGACCAGACCTCGCGCGGCATCCAGATGGAGGCCCCCGTCGGCGGCCTCTACATGTTCCTCGCGGCGTTCTACGTGCCCGGCAGCGAGGTCTACTACGACGGCGGCGTGCTCACCTTCCAGGTGACCGGGCCGGGCGCCGAGCCCCTCATCGCCGCCATGACCCCGATCATGCTGCTCACGATGGTCGCCGTCGCGATCGTCGGGGTGACGAAGATGCGCCGAGGAGCGACCTTCCTGTCGCTCTTCCCGCCGTTGACGCTCGCGCTGGTGACCGCGTTCATCGCGCTGAACAAGGTCGGCTCGCCGCAGTACTACGTGTGGCTGTTCGCCCCCGTCGTACTCGGGCTCATGATCGACCGCCGTCGCTGGTACGCCTTCGCCGGCATGACGCTCGTGATCGCCGCCCTCACGCAGTGGATGTACCCGCTGCTGTACGACGGGCTCATGGCGACGCACCCGAACCCCTTCCCGGTGTTCGTGCTCGAGGCGCGCAACCTGCTCGCCCTCGTTCTGCTGGTGTGGGCCGTCGTGCGCGTGGTGCGCGTTCCCACGGGGCGCGTGCGCCCGCCCGCGGGGCTCCGCGAGATCGTCACGGGGCGTCGGCCGATCCCGGCCCGGGTTCCGACCGGACGCTGA
- a CDS encoding SDR family oxidoreductase — protein sequence MTRRAVVTGASSGIGEATARLLRSRGWDVVGVARRAERLRALEAETGVVAHAADLTDADDIAGLSAWLSETGGVDALVHVAGGARGSDRIEDGDPEDWRWMFEANVLSGQRLVASLLPLLRAAANATGHADVLFVTSTAAQTAYPGGGGYNAAKAGEAMLVHALRQELNGEPLRVIEIAPGMVRTEEFTLNRLGGDQDAADKLYEGVEAPLTAGDVADVIAYALDAPGHVNLDLVTLRPVAQSAQHLLARGPLKTR from the coding sequence ATGACGCGACGCGCAGTGGTGACCGGGGCCAGTTCGGGTATCGGAGAGGCGACGGCGAGGCTGCTGCGCTCGCGCGGGTGGGACGTCGTGGGCGTCGCGCGCCGCGCCGAGCGTCTCCGAGCCCTCGAGGCCGAGACGGGGGTCGTCGCGCACGCGGCCGACCTCACCGACGCCGACGACATCGCCGGCCTCTCGGCCTGGCTGAGCGAGACCGGGGGCGTCGACGCCCTCGTGCACGTCGCGGGCGGGGCGCGCGGGAGCGACCGGATCGAAGACGGCGACCCCGAGGACTGGCGCTGGATGTTCGAGGCCAACGTGCTCTCGGGACAGCGGCTCGTGGCATCGCTTCTGCCGCTTCTGCGCGCGGCTGCGAACGCGACCGGTCACGCCGACGTGCTCTTCGTCACCTCCACCGCCGCGCAGACGGCGTACCCCGGTGGTGGCGGCTACAACGCGGCCAAGGCGGGCGAGGCCATGCTCGTGCACGCGCTGCGCCAGGAGCTCAACGGCGAACCGCTGCGCGTCATCGAGATCGCCCCGGGGATGGTGCGCACGGAGGAGTTCACGCTCAACCGCCTGGGGGGAGACCAGGATGCCGCCGACAAACTGTACGAGGGTGTCGAGGCGCCGCTGACGGCCGGCGATGTCGCGGATGTGATCGCCTATGCGCTCGATGCGCCCGGCCACGTGAATCTCGACCTGGTGACCCTGCGCCCCGTGGCGCAGTCGGCGCAGCACCTGCTGGCGCGGGGGCCGCTGAAGACGCGCTGA
- a CDS encoding SDR family NAD(P)-dependent oxidoreductase, which translates to MANFLLIAASSDIGQATATRLRDAGHRVVTTARDSSRIEPDFILDATDFDAVDRIVGESGELDGIAVFAGSMLLKPAHLTSRAQYDELIAASLTTAFAAVRAAGSHMRGGGAVVLVSSAAALAGLPNHDGIAAAKAAVIGLTLSAAASYAAHGLRVNAVAPGLVQTRLTEKLTSSDMSRKVSEAMHPLGRLGEPDDVARAVEFLLAPENAWVTGQVLGVDGGLGSLRPRQKV; encoded by the coding sequence ATGGCGAACTTCCTCCTCATCGCGGCCTCGAGCGACATCGGTCAGGCGACGGCGACACGACTGCGCGACGCGGGTCACCGTGTCGTGACCACCGCGCGGGACTCCTCGCGGATCGAGCCCGACTTCATCCTGGATGCGACGGACTTCGACGCCGTGGACCGCATCGTCGGCGAGTCGGGTGAGCTCGACGGGATCGCGGTGTTCGCGGGGTCGATGCTGCTCAAGCCCGCGCACCTGACCTCTCGCGCGCAGTACGACGAGCTCATCGCCGCCTCGCTCACCACGGCCTTCGCGGCGGTGCGCGCGGCGGGGTCGCACATGCGCGGCGGCGGAGCGGTGGTGCTCGTGTCGTCGGCAGCCGCTCTCGCGGGGCTCCCGAACCACGACGGGATCGCGGCGGCCAAGGCCGCGGTGATCGGCCTGACCCTGTCGGCGGCGGCGAGCTACGCCGCGCACGGACTCCGGGTGAACGCCGTCGCGCCGGGACTCGTGCAGACCCGGCTGACCGAGAAGCTCACCTCGAGCGACATGTCGCGCAAGGTCTCGGAGGCGATGCACCCGCTCGGCCGGCTCGGCGAGCCCGACGACGTCGCGCGCGCCGTGGAGTTCCTGCTCGCGCCCGAGAACGCGTGGGTGACGGGGCAGGTGCTCGGGGTCGACGGCGGGTTGGGGAGTCTGCGTCCGCGGCAGAAGGTGTGA
- a CDS encoding bifunctional o-acetylhomoserine/o-acetylserine sulfhydrylase gives MSVPENWRFETKQIHTGAQPDPVTKARATPIYQTTSYVFDNADHAANLFALAEFGNIYTRIQNPTQDVVEQRVAGLEGGTGALLVASGQAAETFAVLNIAQAGDHIVSSSSIYGGTYNLFKYTLAKLGIETTFVENQDDPEEWRAAVRPNTKLFFAETIGNPKINVLDIRSVADAAHDAGVPLIVDNTIATPYLIRPFEHGADIIVHSATKFLGGHGTTIGGVIVDGGTFPWSEHSDRFPGLTTPDPSYHGAVYTQAVGDGLAYIIKARVQLLRDLGASIAPQSAWQLIQGIETLSLRIERHVQNAQEIAEWLESHPDVATVNYSGLPTSPWYAAANNYAPKGVGAVLSFELKGGVEAGREFVNSLSLFSHLANIGDVRSLVIHPASTTHSQLTPEQQLTAGVTPGLVRLSVGLENIADLKADLDQALASARRLSEAARA, from the coding sequence ATGTCGGTACCCGAGAACTGGCGTTTCGAGACCAAGCAGATCCACACGGGTGCGCAGCCCGACCCGGTCACGAAGGCTCGCGCCACCCCGATCTACCAGACGACCTCGTACGTGTTCGACAACGCCGACCACGCCGCGAACCTCTTCGCGCTGGCCGAGTTCGGCAACATCTACACGCGCATCCAGAACCCCACGCAGGACGTCGTCGAGCAGCGCGTCGCGGGCCTCGAGGGCGGCACCGGCGCCCTTCTCGTCGCCAGCGGCCAGGCGGCCGAGACCTTCGCCGTGCTCAACATCGCACAGGCCGGCGACCACATCGTCTCGTCGAGCTCGATCTACGGCGGCACCTACAACCTCTTCAAGTACACCCTCGCCAAGCTCGGCATCGAGACCACGTTCGTCGAGAACCAGGACGACCCCGAGGAGTGGCGCGCCGCGGTCCGCCCGAACACGAAGCTGTTCTTCGCCGAGACCATCGGCAACCCCAAGATCAACGTCCTCGACATCCGCTCGGTCGCCGACGCGGCGCACGACGCGGGTGTTCCGCTGATCGTCGACAACACGATCGCGACCCCGTACCTGATCCGCCCCTTCGAGCACGGCGCCGACATCATCGTGCACTCGGCGACGAAGTTCCTCGGCGGGCACGGCACCACGATCGGCGGCGTGATCGTCGACGGCGGCACCTTCCCGTGGTCCGAGCACTCCGACCGCTTCCCCGGCCTCACGACCCCCGACCCCTCGTACCACGGCGCCGTGTACACGCAAGCGGTCGGCGACGGTCTCGCCTACATCATCAAGGCCCGCGTCCAGCTGCTGCGCGACCTCGGAGCCTCCATCGCCCCGCAGAGCGCGTGGCAGCTGATCCAGGGCATCGAGACCCTGTCGCTGCGCATCGAGCGCCACGTGCAGAACGCCCAGGAGATCGCGGAGTGGCTCGAGTCGCACCCCGACGTCGCCACGGTGAACTACTCCGGCCTTCCCACCTCCCCCTGGTACGCCGCCGCCAACAACTACGCCCCCAAGGGCGTGGGCGCGGTGCTGTCGTTCGAGCTCAAGGGCGGTGTCGAGGCGGGCCGCGAGTTCGTCAACTCGCTGAGCCTGTTCAGCCACCTGGCCAACATCGGCGATGTGCGCTCCCTCGTCATCCACCCGGCCTCGACCACGCACTCGCAGCTGACCCCCGAGCAGCAGCTCACCGCGGGCGTGACGCCCGGCCTCGTGCGCCTGTCGGTGGGGCTCGAGAACATCGCAGACCTCAAGGCCGACCTCGACCAGGCTCTGGCATCGGCGCGTCGCCTCTCGGAGGCCGCCCGCGCCTGA